The genomic stretch TTCGCATCGCCGTAGAACTTCTTGGCGATGGCCGAAAGCGTATCGCCGCGCTCTACGGTGTGCCACTGCGATTCTTCCGACTCGGTGTTGACCGACATCTGGTCATCCACCGACTTGATCCCCTCGACGTTGCCGCAGCACAGGATGATTTTCTCGCGCGTGGCCTGATCCGGCGCTACGCCAAACACCTTCGCAGCATCGCCTTCCACCTGTACCGACAACGCCGTGGCGCTCAGACCCTGCTGCGCGATGTAGTCCTGAATGGCTTGGCCCTTGGCATCGTCGGCCGCCTTGGCGGCGTCGGCATCTGCTGACGCATCGGCGGGCGCGGCTGCGGCGGCGCCATGGAAAAGCTTTTCGCCAGCCTCTTTGATGAAGTCAAAAAAACCCATAACGACCTCCATAAGTACACAACGGGGAACGGGGAAAGTGGAGACGCCCACTGCGGGGCTCGTCCGTCGCGGCAGTGTAGCCGCTCGCCAACGGTGTCTCCATGACAGCCGCGCTCAATTGCAAACTTTGCGCCTCATTCAAGCGCCGATGCGGCGCTTCGCCCACTTTCAATGCTGCGACGCAACAAAATCGCTGGCACACTGTCTTACCACCATCAAAACCACTTGCGACTCTTCGAAGAGCACGGGCACCATCGCCCTCATCGGAGTTCCCTCCCGCCACCATGCACCGTTCGTGGATGAAATCGATCACCCGGCTCGTCGATGCCCTGACCACACCAGGCTTCGGCCGCCAGTCATGGCCACCGAAGCCGGTGAAGCCGCTCAAGCCAACGGCACGCCGCGACATTCCGCGCCGCGTGCACCCAACGCCCACCGAAGGCACCTTCGTTCGCGAACAATTCATCTACGAGCCTGAGTCGCCCGCCCTGGTGGCGCGCCGGCCGGAATACTGGCTTTACACACCGCCCCTGCGTGGCAGCAAGCCACCCGCGCTGATGGTGATGCTGCATGGCTGCAAGCAGTCGGCCGAAGTCCTGGCGCATGGCACGCGCATGAACGCGCTGGCCGACCGTGAAGGCTTTATCGTGCTGTATCCGGAGCAGCCGCGCCGCGCGCATCCGCAATGTTGCTGGCACTGGTATGACCCTGAGCACGCCGGTGCGCGCGAGGCTGACGGCATTGCTCAACTGGTCGAGCAAACGCTTGCACAAACCGGTGCCGATCCGTCGCGTGTCTATCTGGCGGGGTTGTCCGCCGGAGCGGGCCTGGCCGGCCTGATCGCAATGCGTCATCCGAAGCTGTTTGCCGCGTTGGCCTTGCATTCGGGCCCGGCGCTAGGCGTGGCACGCTCGCCAGCGTCTGCATTGAATCTGATGCGACGCGGGGCAAGGGTCGATGCTGTCGAGGCGCTCTCGAGCGTGGTCGACGTGGCCACATACCCCGGCATGCCGACGATGCTTCTACATGGACTGCGCGACGAGGCGGTCAACCCAGCCAACCAGGCGCAACTGGCGGCGCAATTCCGCGCACTGAACCACCTGGGCGATAGCGGCCACGTCTCGCGCGACACCATGCGCGGCGACGGCTATGTCCTGCGCGACGACATGCGCGACGGCGAATGCATTGTCAGCTTGTGCCAACTCACCGCCACGGGCCACGCGTGGAGCGGCGGCGATCCGCGCTACGCGTTCCACGCGCCGGGGCCTGACGCGACGTGGCTGTGGTGGCAGTTCGCGCGCCGGCACGTTCGCGAGACGGCGCTGGCGGCGTAGCGGGCGTTAGAGATCGATCGACCGCTGCACGGCGTTGCGCCCGAGCAATTCGTCGATCAAGCCATAGCCGCGCGTGAGCCCGGCATCTTCGGCGGCTTCCCGCGTGGGCAGCGGGCGCTCGTCATGCGAATGGGCGACAAGCGTTTCGACGGCCGTCGGGTCGGCGCCGGACTCGCAGATGCGCACGACGAAATCCCACTGCGTGGAGCCTTGCCCCCTCGTATCCGATTTGCGTTCTGCGCGGGGAATGGCGAGCACGTAGACGTCGAAGTCCTTGTACAGCTCGGTGCGCCAGTTCGATTCCGTTGTCATGTTGCCTCCCGAAAGACGCCGCGGCGTCGCAAGACTCGCCCGCAAAAAACAGGCCGGTTCAAGACCGGCCTGGCGTTACATCATCAGCATTCGCCCTTGCGCGCGTGGCCCGGAGGGCAGTGGTAACGGTCGTCGCGATCGCGGCGGCCGTGATCCCAGTCGCGATCCCCATCACGGCCGCCCCAGCGCCCGTCGTCTCCGCGGTCCCAGCCGCCGTCACGCATCCGCCAGCCGTGCGACCCCTGCTCCCAACGTGGCTCGCGCCAGTGGTAACCCGGTCGGCCGTGTTCACGATAGCCGCGACGCCAGACATAGCGGCCATCGCGCCATTGCCAGTAGCCCGGCACCCATACGTAGCCGGGCTGCAAAACCGGCACGGGCTCATATTGAGGCGGCGGGGGCGCGTAGGTCGGGCCGATCTGCACGCCGATCGACACTTGCGCCTGCGCGGGCACAGCGATCGAAGCCGCCACTCCTGCAGCGGCCAGGCACGCAGCGAGAACCCATGCATTCTTCTTCATATTGGGGACCTCCTTTGAAGCCATCGAACTCATGTCGATCGTAGCACCGGGTTTCGCGCCAGCCTCTGGGGCGTTACGCGTCGTTACCTCCGTTACCGGAGGGCGGAAGTCCCTTCACGTTTGCGTGACGTTGCGGGCGTTCTTCGCCCAGCCACGCACAAAATGCCTGCACCACTTCGTCACCGAGATTACGCGCTGGGCTGTACCAGTAGTAGCTGCGTGCCACTAACGCGAGATCGGGAAACGGCGCCACAAGACGCCCCTCTTCGAGATCGTCCGTAATGAGCGCCGAGGGCCCCATCGCGACACCCAACCCATCGATGGCCGCTTGAATCGACAGATAGAAATGCTCGAACGTGAGGGCATGTGCAGGGCGCAGGTTCGGCACGCCGGCCAGCACCAGCCAGCTTGGCCACACCGAGGGCAACGTGTCCGAATGCAGCAGCGTGTGCTGCCGCAAATCCGACGGCGTCGACAACGGCAAGCGCTCCAGCAACACTGGGCTGCACACCGGGAACCGACTCTCATCCAGAAAGCGCCCCGACTGAAAGCCTGCATGAATCTCCGGCCCGCCACGGATGATCACGTCGAAATGATCGGGCAAGTCCTCGATCTCTTCGATGGAGGTGGTCAACCGCACCTCCACGCGCGGAAAGCGCATCTGAAATGTGGAGAGCCGCGGAATCAACCAGCGCATTGTGAATGTGGGGATGCTGTTCACACGGAGGATGCGCACCGCATCGCGGTCACGCAGCGCCTGGCTGGCAGTGCTGATGCGATCAAGCGCCACGCCAATCTCCGACAGATAGCGCTGGCCAGCATCGGTGAGCTCCACACGCCGGTTCAGTCGTCGAAACAGCGCCACACCCAACCATGCCTCCAGCGCCTGAATCTGTCGGCTGATAGCACCATGCGTGACGTTCAGCTCTTCGCCTGCGCGCGTAAAGCTCAGATGGCGCGCCGCCGATTCAAAAGCGCGTATTGCATTCAACGGGGGCAACTTGCGCATATCGTGTGAGTTTTTTGCACAGATCGAGTCAGTATATATCGATTGTTGATCACACCCTACGCGGCTACGCTGTCGCTTCTTGCTCTGATCGGCTCCAGCATCGAGTGAGAAAAACCGACTCGATTCTCACTTCGCGCCATCGTCCATCGTGACCCCCGCCGTCATCGCCCTGGTGCTCTGCGCCGCCCTGCTCCATGCCTCGTGGAATGCCTTGCTGAAAAGCGACTCCGACCGCCTGCGCGCCATCACGCTGATGACGCTGGCCTCTGGCGTGGCCGCAATACCGATGGCGATCGCATTGCCCTTGCCTTTACCGGCCGCTTGGCCGTATGTGGCGCTGTCCGCGGTACTGCACGTCGGCTACAACGTGTTCCTCGCGCGCGCGTATCGGTTTGGCGAGTTCGGCCACGTGTACCCGATCGCGCGCGGCTCATCACCGCTGCTCGTAACGGTGGGCGCCTCGCTCTTCGCGGGCGAAATGCCGGGCGTGATTGCACTCACGGGCGTAGTGCTGGTGAGCGGCGGCATTCTGAGTCTGGCGCGCGGCCGCAAGGCCGATCTTGGCTCAACGCTGGCGGCGCTCACTACCGGTGTATTCATCGCGTGCTACACGGTGTGCGACGGCATCGGCGCGCGGGCCGCCGGCAATGCGAACGCGTACTCGGCCTGGCTGTTCATGCTTGACGGCCTGCCGATGGTGCTGCTCTATCGCGTGTGGAAAGGCCCGCTGAACATCAACCTGCGCGACGCCAACACACTCAAGACGTTTGGCGGCGGCGTGGTCTCCCTTGTCGCCTACGGCATCGTGATCTGGGCCGTGACGCTCGCGCCGATGGGGCCGGTGTCGGCCCTGCGCGAAACGTCGGTCGTGTTTGCCGCGCTGCTCGGCCGACTGTTCCTGAAAGAATCGCTCACCGCACGGCGCGTGTCGGCCTGCTCGGTCATCGCCTTTGGCGCTTACTGCCTGGGGCACCCGGCCTGAGTGCAACACTCAGGCTGAGCGCGGCGGATATTTGACCTCGAGAATATCGATCTGCTCGACACCCGTGGGCGTGCGCAGCGGCACCGTGTCGCCCTCGCGCGCCTTGATGAGCGCGCGCGCGATCGGCGAGATCCAGCTCACGTGCCCGATGTCCAGGTCGACCTCATCCATGCCGACAATGGTGATGGTGGTCTCTTCACCGCGCTGGTTGGCGTAGGTGACGGTCGCACCAAAGAAGATCTGATCGTTGTCGCCCTGCAAACTGGCGTCGACAACCTCCGCCTTTTCGATGCGACGCGTGAGAAAGCGGATGCGGCGATCGATCTCGCGCAGACGCTTCTTGCCGTACAGGTAGTCGCCGTTTTCCGAGCGATCGCCATTGGATGCGGCCCACGACACGATGCCGACCACTTCAGGCCGCTCGGTGTCGATCAGGTGCATCAGTTCGCTACGCAAGCGCTCGTAGCCCGCAGGGGTGATGTAGTTCTTGGAACCGGGGGGCAAGGGCGCGGCGCCCTCGGGCAGATCGTCTTCGTCATCGCCGGAATCTTCCCGGACGAAAGCCTTGTTCATGATGGAAGCCACGGTGGATCAAGGCTCCATTATAGAAAGTCGGGCCCTCTCCAAGAAAAAGTGAAGAAGGGGGTTCACAAGACGGAAAATCTCTGTATAATCTCATTTCTCGGTTGCGGCTGTAGCTCAGTTGGATAGAGTACTTGGCTACGAACCAAGGGGTCGTGGGTTCGAATCCTGCCAGCCGCGCCAACCTAATACGAGAACGAAAAGGGCTTCCAGAAACGGAAGCCCTTTTCTTTTGTCCGTATCGAGCGTCGCTGACGACGCAGGCAGCGTCACAGCGCTTGCACTTGCTACCGGCGGGCCACAAACAAAAAAGGCGAAGCCCTCTGGCCTCGCCCTTCTTTTTTTGCGTGGAGAATCAATCTCCACCGCGATCTCGCGCAATGCGAATCACATCCGGGTTCCGTCGCAGCGCGCGCATCACATCGGCCAGGTGCACGCGGTCGTGCACCTGGATCAGGAACGTCATGTACGTCGCTTCCTGATAGCCCTCCTGCTCCATCGATACGTGTGCCACGTTGGCATCGGCCGACGTCAAGTCGGCGGCCACGCGCGCCAGGATGCCCTTCGTATTGCGCACCAGCACCTTGATCGACACGTCGAACGCGCGCGTCGTGTGCTCTGCCCACATGACATCGATCCAGTGCTCCGGATCCTTGCCATGCAGGCGCTTGGCCACGCGGCATTCCTGCACGTGGATCTGCAAGCCTTCCCCCTTGCCGATATAGCCGACGATCGGGTCGCCGGGAATCGGGCGGCAGCAGGGCGAGAACACCATCGCCATGCCTTCGTCGCCACTCACGGTGACGGCAGGCGCCTCGTCCCCCGCGAAGGTGTGTACGGCCGCCATCAAAGCTTCATCGCCCTCGTGCCCGCCTTCCTGCAAGAGAATTTCCAGGCGGCGCGCGACCACCGCGGCCACGCGGCGGCCGAGTGCCAGATCCGCAAACACGTCTTCGCGCGCCTTGTTGCCCGTCCACTGCACGACGCGCTCCCACACCTGGGCGGATACGGCCTTCATGTCGATGCCGATCTGGCGCAGCGCCTGTTCGAGCAAACGCTCGCCCAGTTGAATCGCCTCGTCCAGCTTGGCCGTCTTGAGAAAATGCCGGATCGCGGCGCGCGCCTTGCCCGTCCGCACAAACGTAAGCCATGCCGGGTTCGGCTTCGAATACGGCGCCGTCACCACCTCGACGATGTCGCCGTTCTTCAGCTCCGTGCGCAGCGGCAGCAGCTCGTTGTTGATCTTGACGGCCACGCACTGGTTGCCAAGGTCACTGTGCACCGCGTAGGCGAAGTCCAGCGCCGTCGCACCGCGCGGCAGTGCACGGATCTCGCCCTTGGGCGTAAACACGTAAACCGCATCCGGGAACAGGTCGATCTTGACGTGCTCCAGAAACTCTTGCGAATCCCCCGTCTGGCTTTGAATGTCGAGCAGAGATTGCAACCACTGATGCGCTTGTTGCTGAGCCCGATCGGGCTCGTCGTGGTGCTGCTTGTACATCCAGTGCGCAGCCACGCCGGCTTCCGCAATCTGGTTCATCTCGCGCGTGCGGATCTGGAACTCTACCGGCGTACCGAACGGGCCCACCAGCGTCGTGTGCAACGACTGATAACCGTTGATCTTGGGGATCGCTATGTAATCCTTGAACTTGCCGGGCATCGGCTTGTACAGGCTGTGCAGCGCACCCATCGTCATGTAGCACTGCATCTGCGTGTCGACCACCACGCGGAATCCATACACGTCCAGCACCTGCGAAAACGACAACTGCTTGTCGTGCATCTTGCGGTAGATGCTGTACAGCGTTTTTTCGCGGCCAGTCATCTCGGCCGGAATGCCCGCATCGGTCAGCGCACGCTGAGCCGTTTCGAGAATGCGGCTCACGACTTCGCGTCGATTGCCGCGCGCGGCCTTCACCGCTTTCTCGAGCGTGGCATACCGGAACGGCGAACCGATACGGAAACTCAGTTCCTGCAACTCCCGATACGTCGTATTCAGGCCGAGGCGGTGCGCGATCGGCGCGTAAATCTCCATCGTCTCGCCGGCAATGCGGCGCCGCTTCTCCGGCGGCACGTGGTCGAGCGTGCGCATGTTGTGCGTACGATCGGCCAACTTGACGAGAATCACGCGCACATCGCGCGCCATCGCGAGCAGCATCTTGCGGAAGCTCTCGGCTTGCGCCTGCTCCCGGCTCTGGAATTCGAGCTTGTCCAACTTGGTCAGGCCGTCGACCAGTTCTGCGACCTTCGGGCCGAACTTCTCGGCCAGCTCGCTTTTGGTCACGCCCTGGTCTTCGATCACGTCGTGCAGCAGCGCCGCCATGATCGATTGCACATCCAGCTTCCAGCCCGCGCAGATCTCTGCCACGGCCACGGGATGCGTGATGTAAGGCTCGCCACTCTGGCGGTACTGCCCGAGGTGCGCCTCGTCTGAAAAGTGGAACGCTTCCTTTACCAGCTTGAGGTCGGCCGGTTTCAGGTAAGACAGCTTTTCGGTCAACCCCGAAATGGAGACGACCTGCTGGCGCGGCGGGGCCGCGGGCTGCGAGGTCGGGCCGAACAGATGCCGATAGGTCTGTTCCAGTACCGCATCGATGAATAACGTGTCGCCGCCTTCTGGCTTGGCTGCCTGCGCAGGCACGTCGGCACTTGCAGCCTTATGCGACTTGGGCGGCAGAGCTGCCCGCTCACCCACCAAGTCCGCACCGCGCGGATCAGGCAAGTTCGGCGCGCCGGTGCGAGGCGACGCGGGGCCGGAGCCGGAAGCGGATGACGGCATGGACACGATGGAAGCGGTGGAAGACCCGGAAGAGACCGTGGAAGCGCCCGGCTCAGGACCGGACGACCTCGCGGACGATTCCACCGACGGCACGTTGTGTTCGTGCGTGGCGGAATGTTGGGTCCTGGGCGAAGAAGAAGCGGGCGAGGTAGGCATGCCGGGGTCTAGTGCGTTCGCGGCTTTCACATCCACGAAAGATCGCAGGAACGATCAGTGACCGGGGCAGCGTACCACGCCAGGTAATGCCAAGTAACGCGCGTCAGCTCAGGACGGAACCTTCTTGAGCATTTCGATACCGACTTGGCCCGATGCGATTTCGCGCAATGCGGTCACGGTCGGCTTGTCCTTGGCATCGACCTTGGGCGTGTGGCCCTGCACCAACTGACGGGCGCGGTACGTTGCGGCCAATGCCAGTTCGAAGCGATTCGGAATCTGTTTCAAGCAATCTTCGACGGTAATACGCGCCATGAAAACTCCACCTTGAGGCAAATCTTGTTGATCTCGATATTTTAGCAGCAGCGCAGCACTCCCTTCCGACTGCACTTGGGCACAGGCGCTACCACACTTTCGCAACCGCGCTGAAAAGCGCGATTGCGCTGCTTGCTCAGTGAATGCCCAGCTCGACAAACAGCTCACCGTGGCGCGCCTTCTGGGCACCGAAGCGCAGGCGCGTTGCCTGCACCACCGTGCGCAGCTCGGCCAATGCCGTGTCGAACACTTCGTTGATGATCACGTAGTCGGCCTCGGGCGCGTGCGCCATCTCGGAGCCCGCTGAGAGCAGGCGGCGCACGATCACGTTCGGCTCGTCCTGGCCGCGCTTCTTCAGACGATCCTCCAGCGCCGTGAGCGACGGCGGCAGGATGAAGATCTCTACGGCATTGGCGAAACGGCGATGCACCTGCTGCGCGCCCTGCCAGTCGATTTCAAGCAGCACGTCGGTGCCGGCGCGCATCTGTTCTTCGATCCACACGCGCGAAGTGGCGTAGTAGTTGCCGTGCACCTCTGCCCATTCGAGAAACTCGCCGCGATCACGGCAAGCCTTGAACTCCTCGACGGTCATGAAGTTGTACTCGCGGCCGTGCTGCTCGCCCGGACGCGGCTTGCGCGTGGTGGCCGAAACCGACAGGCGAATCGACGAATCGTGCGCCAGCAGCGCATTCACCAGCGTCGACTTACCGGCGCCCGACGGTGCGACGACCATGAACAGGCTGCCCGGAAAGTGATTCTCGATGGGCGTATCGACGGCAGAGTGCGCTTGAGAGGATGGCATGTTCTAGTTCTAGCGTTTCAAGTTATTCGAGATTCTGTACCTGCTCGCGCATCTGCTCGATGAGCAGCTTGAGTTCCATCGATGCATCGGCCAGCTCCTTGGCGGCGGCCTTCGAGCCGAGCGTATTCGCCTCGCGGTTCAGCTCCTGCATCATGAAGTCCAGGCGTTTGCCGATCTGGCCGCCCTTCTCCAGGATGTGGCGCGTTTCGCGCAGATGCGCCTGGAGGCGCGAGAGCTCTTCGGCGATGTCGATGCGGATGCCGTAGACGGTGGCTTCCTGGCGGATGCGCTCCGACAGCTCGTCGCGCGTCAGTGCCGGAGTGCCGTCGGGCGCAGCCAAGCCAAAGGCCTCGCGCAGGCGTTCGGTCAGCTTGTCCTGATGCTGCTGGATCAGCTCCGGCACCATCGGCGTCAGTTTGTCGACAATAGCCAGCATCGCGTCAGCGCGGTCCAGCAACACGGCCTTCAGGGCATCACCTTCGCGACGGCGCGACTCCAGAAGTTGCTTGAGCGCCTCTTTGGCAGCCTCGATCACGGCGTCGCGCAGCGTGTCTTGTGTCAGTTGCGGCTCGGCCAGCACGCCGGGCCAGCGCAGGATTTCGCCCATGCGCAGCGAACCCGATGCCGGCAAGTAGCGCGTGACCGCCTGCTCCAGCTTCGCCAGTTGTTGCAGCAGTTCCACATTGAGCGCCGCGACATCGCTGGCGGCTTCCTGGCGTTGCAGGTTGATCCGGCATTCCAGCTTGCCGCGCGAAAGCGCGCTCATCAGCATTTCGCGCAGGGCCGGCTCGAAGGCGCGGCACTCTTCCGGAGCGCGGAAGAGCAGATCGAGGAAGCGCGAGTTGACGGTGCGGAATTCGACCGAGACGGTGGCGACGCTGCCGCTGGGGGCGCCATGGGCATCGGTAAAGGCTGCCTGGCGTGTGGCGACGCCGTAGCCGGTCATGCTGTGGATCATGGAATCGTGGTGTGTTGTTCTTGGTCGAATCGGAAAATCCGGCGGCGGTATTTAACGCCCGGAATTGGCGGGGAATCCCCCACCTTTTGTCGCTTTACAACGTGTGGACTGGTCAGGGAGAATCCGACAGCCATTTCGCCACACAAACCCATGACAGAGTCAAAAGGCTCAGGACAGCCACGCAGTGCCCCGTTGCCGGTGGGCACCTTGCTGTCCAATTATCGTATTGTAAAGAAGTTGGCCAGCGGGGGGTTCAGCTTCGTCTATCTTGCGACCGACGAGCATGGGACGCCGGTGGCTGTGAAGGAATATCTGCCGTCTTCGCTGGCCCGTCGTGCGCCCGGCGAATTGATTCCCGTCGTGCCTGAAGAAAGCGCGAGCGCGTTCCGCCTCGGGCTCAAATACTTCTTTGAAGAAGGCCGGTCGCTGGCCAAGATTTCTCACCCTGCCATCGTGCGCGTGCTCAA from Ralstonia pickettii encodes the following:
- the lysM gene encoding peptidoglycan-binding protein LysM gives rise to the protein MGFFDFIKEAGEKLFHGAAAAAPADASADADAAKAADDAKGQAIQDYIAQQGLSATALSVQVEGDAAKVFGVAPDQATREKIILCCGNVEGIKSVDDQMSVNTESEESQWHTVERGDTLSAIAKKFYGDANKYPAIFEANKPMLSNPDKIYPGQKLRIPAA
- a CDS encoding extracellular catalytic domain type 1 short-chain-length polyhydroxyalkanoate depolymerase — its product is MKSITRLVDALTTPGFGRQSWPPKPVKPLKPTARRDIPRRVHPTPTEGTFVREQFIYEPESPALVARRPEYWLYTPPLRGSKPPALMVMLHGCKQSAEVLAHGTRMNALADREGFIVLYPEQPRRAHPQCCWHWYDPEHAGAREADGIAQLVEQTLAQTGADPSRVYLAGLSAGAGLAGLIAMRHPKLFAALALHSGPALGVARSPASALNLMRRGARVDAVEALSSVVDVATYPGMPTMLLHGLRDEAVNPANQAQLAAQFRALNHLGDSGHVSRDTMRGDGYVLRDDMRDGECIVSLCQLTATGHAWSGGDPRYAFHAPGPDATWLWWQFARRHVRETALAA
- the gcvA gene encoding transcriptional regulator GcvA produces the protein MRKLPPLNAIRAFESAARHLSFTRAGEELNVTHGAISRQIQALEAWLGVALFRRLNRRVELTDAGQRYLSEIGVALDRISTASQALRDRDAVRILRVNSIPTFTMRWLIPRLSTFQMRFPRVEVRLTTSIEEIEDLPDHFDVIIRGGPEIHAGFQSGRFLDESRFPVCSPVLLERLPLSTPSDLRQHTLLHSDTLPSVWPSWLVLAGVPNLRPAHALTFEHFYLSIQAAIDGLGVAMGPSALITDDLEEGRLVAPFPDLALVARSYYWYSPARNLGDEVVQAFCAWLGEERPQRHANVKGLPPSGNGGNDA
- a CDS encoding DMT family transporter, which translates into the protein MTPAVIALVLCAALLHASWNALLKSDSDRLRAITLMTLASGVAAIPMAIALPLPLPAAWPYVALSAVLHVGYNVFLARAYRFGEFGHVYPIARGSSPLLVTVGASLFAGEMPGVIALTGVVLVSGGILSLARGRKADLGSTLAALTTGVFIACYTVCDGIGARAAGNANAYSAWLFMLDGLPMVLLYRVWKGPLNINLRDANTLKTFGGGVVSLVAYGIVIWAVTLAPMGPVSALRETSVVFAALLGRLFLKESLTARRVSACSVIAFGAYCLGHPA
- the greB gene encoding transcription elongation factor GreB, which codes for MNKAFVREDSGDDEDDLPEGAAPLPPGSKNYITPAGYERLRSELMHLIDTERPEVVGIVSWAASNGDRSENGDYLYGKKRLREIDRRIRFLTRRIEKAEVVDASLQGDNDQIFFGATVTYANQRGEETTITIVGMDEVDLDIGHVSWISPIARALIKAREGDTVPLRTPTGVEQIDILEVKYPPRSA
- a CDS encoding RelA/SpoT family protein; protein product: MPSSASGSGPASPRTGAPNLPDPRGADLVGERAALPPKSHKAASADVPAQAAKPEGGDTLFIDAVLEQTYRHLFGPTSQPAAPPRQQVVSISGLTEKLSYLKPADLKLVKEAFHFSDEAHLGQYRQSGEPYITHPVAVAEICAGWKLDVQSIMAALLHDVIEDQGVTKSELAEKFGPKVAELVDGLTKLDKLEFQSREQAQAESFRKMLLAMARDVRVILVKLADRTHNMRTLDHVPPEKRRRIAGETMEIYAPIAHRLGLNTTYRELQELSFRIGSPFRYATLEKAVKAARGNRREVVSRILETAQRALTDAGIPAEMTGREKTLYSIYRKMHDKQLSFSQVLDVYGFRVVVDTQMQCYMTMGALHSLYKPMPGKFKDYIAIPKINGYQSLHTTLVGPFGTPVEFQIRTREMNQIAEAGVAAHWMYKQHHDEPDRAQQQAHQWLQSLLDIQSQTGDSQEFLEHVKIDLFPDAVYVFTPKGEIRALPRGATALDFAYAVHSDLGNQCVAVKINNELLPLRTELKNGDIVEVVTAPYSKPNPAWLTFVRTGKARAAIRHFLKTAKLDEAIQLGERLLEQALRQIGIDMKAVSAQVWERVVQWTGNKAREDVFADLALGRRVAAVVARRLEILLQEGGHEGDEALMAAVHTFAGDEAPAVTVSGDEGMAMVFSPCCRPIPGDPIVGYIGKGEGLQIHVQECRVAKRLHGKDPEHWIDVMWAEHTTRAFDVSIKVLVRNTKGILARVAADLTSADANVAHVSMEQEGYQEATYMTFLIQVHDRVHLADVMRALRRNPDVIRIARDRGGD
- the rpoZ gene encoding DNA-directed RNA polymerase subunit omega; protein product: MARITVEDCLKQIPNRFELALAATYRARQLVQGHTPKVDAKDKPTVTALREIASGQVGIEMLKKVPS
- the gmk gene encoding guanylate kinase — translated: MPSSQAHSAVDTPIENHFPGSLFMVVAPSGAGKSTLVNALLAHDSSIRLSVSATTRKPRPGEQHGREYNFMTVEEFKACRDRGEFLEWAEVHGNYYATSRVWIEEQMRAGTDVLLEIDWQGAQQVHRRFANAVEIFILPPSLTALEDRLKKRGQDEPNVIVRRLLSAGSEMAHAPEADYVIINEVFDTALAELRTVVQATRLRFGAQKARHGELFVELGIH
- a CDS encoding YicC/YloC family endoribonuclease; the protein is MIHSMTGYGVATRQAAFTDAHGAPSGSVATVSVEFRTVNSRFLDLLFRAPEECRAFEPALREMLMSALSRGKLECRINLQRQEAASDVAALNVELLQQLAKLEQAVTRYLPASGSLRMGEILRWPGVLAEPQLTQDTLRDAVIEAAKEALKQLLESRRREGDALKAVLLDRADAMLAIVDKLTPMVPELIQQHQDKLTERLREAFGLAAPDGTPALTRDELSERIRQEATVYGIRIDIAEELSRLQAHLRETRHILEKGGQIGKRLDFMMQELNREANTLGSKAAAKELADASMELKLLIEQMREQVQNLE